The genomic region TTCAACAATTCCAGATCCTCAGCTCACCGCTCTACCATCGCTCCATGTAACCGTAGCCCTAGCATCTCTCCATGCAACCCTATCACCTCAGATACCTCAATTTCAATGATGTACCCCATGTCACCAATCCTTGGTTCATGTCTCTATTTTCATAATCATGGTTCCTGCAAGTACGCATGTAATAGTTGCGACAAGGCCTTCCCAACAACTCAGGCTTTGGGAGGCCACCAGAACGCTCACCGGAAAGAGCGAAACGATCTCCGTGCGAATGAGGTTGCACGCGCTGCTCAGGAAAATCTCAGGTTCAGACCCTACGTTTTCCCACATGACCCCTGGAGATGGGCACCGCCATCTATCTACAACGATTTCATTAACAAAACCAAGCCTCGAATGCGTTCATACGATTTCTACCATTTCCTGGGAATGGCGGGGGATTGTAATCCAAAATGGGGTGCAGGGTTAGGGTTTGGATCAGGTTCTAAAACAAAGAAGCGTGGTTATGATCACAACGACGATGCCGGGGCGGATCGTGACAAGAAGAAGGGTAAGTATATTGGTGTCGTTGATGATTTGAAAGTGTCTATGTCTAATGTGACTCTAAGCTTGGCAACAGGAAGTGGTGACGTGGAGAAGTCCGATTCTGGTTTAGATTGGGAGGACGGGGAGTATATGTACGTTGTTGGAGGTGACGGTGAAGCAAGTACTTCCAGGACTGAAGAACTGGACTTAAATCTGAAACTCTATTAAGttaatttatttctctttctctctttcctcaCATAATAAATATGCATCCTTGTACGCATGCTTAGCTTTATTTAGAGGTAAtaagtaataataaaatttagggAGCTTGATATCTGCACTCCGAAAACAATTTCTTCAAACTTggagctatatatatatttggagtGCAAATAATAATTCCCTAAAAAATATGTATGTTATGGCCAGGTAGAGGGAGTGAGAGAGATGAATACTTGctttttcttattgtttttgGGTCCAGTTCTAGTGTCTTTGTACTGTTTCATCTTTTCTTGCTGTTGTCGCCATGCTTACTGATGATGAACTGTAGGAGGCTATGTCCTCCATGAATTCAAAATGCATGTAATTGTGAGACATCATGGAATGTATGTTAAGTCTTTGTTTGTATTTGAAAATTTGTAACTGCTCTTTCATCTTATTGATGTGTGTGCATGTGCGTGCTGGTTCTTTACATATCTGGCTGCAGAGAACTAGATAAGTTCAATTCAAATATTGGGAATTAAAAAAGAACCAGTTAGGAAGTTGATTGCAAAGCTGGATGCAATCTTACTGGTAATTAGAAACGGCTACTGGAGGCTTCGACTATCATTTTTGGTGTTGACTACTCCGAGCAAAAGAGATGCCCTTTTGTATATTAGAACTAAGTGGATGATTATCTCTTTGCCCAGAAAAATGGTTTTTAAGATTAAAATGACGACATTTTCAAGAAGGGTATCTATGCCCTATTTCAATTTGTCATTCAAAATTCTCCCAAGAACTGATACTTAGGTGCAGTTTGGGATTgaggtgattaaaaaaaaactgggatgaaaaaaagctggtagGGGTTTTAATGTTTGGTAGACATCCCaaaacaattttatttcaaagtttcacatgaaaaaaaagccaaaaagtggAAGCTGCATTTTGCAGCTTCAAGAAGCCGCTTATTATCCAAAACACGGAGCTACAGTACCAAGTTAatgaattttttcaatttgccaATACTACCCcctcctttctcctttctcctttctccttctcttgATTCCTACACtctgcactctctctctctctctcttgcaaaACACTCTGAATGCCCCTCTTCCCTCCTGCCGCTgcacctcttcctcctcctccttttcctTTCTCTCTGTCGGTCCCAGCGTCACACCGTCGTCGCCTTCCAGGTACCAGGTACTTAACttgctttcaattttttctgtaattaattaatgaaattttcacaaTCTCATAAATACCCTCCTCCATTTCTCCTTCTTGTTGCGTAGAACTCTTCATGAGTCTCTGTCTTTCTTTAGAACCAGAAGCTCTGAGTCTTTAAGGTTCGTTTTGGCTTCGGATCGGTCTTGCTTTTGTATAAATCGGAGCCATTTGATTGGCGCTGGAAGGGATTCGGATTTCAACGATCGATTTCGCTTTTTATCTGATTGGATGGTCTGATTGAGGTTGAAGATGAACCCGCTGTGCTGCATTGTGCCGGTTTCGGTTGATCAGGATCAAGGCACCCCGGTGGCGGCGAAAATGAAGAATTTTGATCTGggttttttcacaaaaaaaaaaaaaggtgatttgagcttttcagagagagagaggatttgGATGGAGTGCTTGCAGATGTATgattgaagaagaagactaGAGGATAATGGAATGGAATAAAAAATGGCAAAGTGGATTAGAATATTGTACGAATAATGACTAGATAATGctggaatgaaataaaaaaaaaaatattggcaATAGTGGATTAAAAATTGTAAAGAAAATTAACCtatatttgttaagaaaattaaattaatagcacatctagtattataccatttttggtcatttcacacagtcacggctattttacataaaagtttaccaaacactatcatactgcttttttttattttttattttttattttttgtaaaagtattttttccaaaagtacttttacaaaaaattttaccaaacactctgctactttatttcatagccacttattctcacagcacagcaaaaataggcttttttcaaagcacaacaatagcAAACCAATCCTTAATTTGTTCCATGAAATTACTAGGGAAATAGCTCTCTTAGTATAGAAAGAGATTTAGTCatcaaatattataatttgGCCCTTgctacctaggatctatcttgcaaaaaaaTGGAGAGTTGGATGAAGGCCTCAACCATAGAATGCaagttggatggatgaagtggaagagtgtaTTGGGTGTGTTGTGTGACCGTCGTATGCCACTGAAcctcaagggaaaattttataagacGGCAATAAGGGCAACAATGTTTTATGGCATGGAATTTTAGGCagtgaagcatcaacacgtatATAAAATAAGAGTagcggagatgagaatgcttcgttggatgcgTGAGCACACGAGAAAttataagattaggaatgaggatatcggAAGTAGAGTAGGAGTagccaaaattgaaggaaagatgagagaaaatcagttaCGATGGTATGGGCATGTGAAACGAAGGCCTACAGACACTCCGATTAGAAGATGTGATTATGAGACAAAGGATTAGGGCTGAAAGGATAACGGAAGACCTGgaaagactttggaagagactctaaaaAAGATttggagtacttggatctaatggTAGACGTGGCACAGAACCAAGTGTATTGACGTTCTATGATTCATATAgccaaccccacttagtgggaaaaagaccttattgttattgttgttgttgttgtggccCTTGCTGCTTATTTCTACTTTCCTAAACTTTAAGCATATTCTCTTAGAAAATCTTCAAAGGGATCTCTAAATGAgccttaattaaaatttaaccaaaagttAGAAAAAATCCATCTCCAATCACACTCTATATCCTGCCCTTAGAATACCAAAACCACTAGGAGTAGGACCTCGTAAATTTGGAGAGGGAAAAATGAGTTCACTGattactaatattttaataatatttaaaataaaaactctaTACTATTGGTTCATAATCATTGTAAAATAAAGATTATGTATATGGTTGGAGTATAAATTTTATACAAAGCTCcctaaaataattttctaataTTTGGCTTGAAAGTATTGAACATTATCAGAGATGCTATCGAAGAACTTttagattccaccataaaatttaTTGACAAAATGAGGAGTAGCCCAATTACTTAGAAGCATATGTAAGGTCCATTATTTGTTTAATGTGAGATTCATACTCTTAACACGTACCGTCACATGtgacaaattttcaaatctaaGACCTAGGCAATACATATTGGGTAATG from Pyrus communis chromosome 9, drPyrComm1.1, whole genome shotgun sequence harbors:
- the LOC137744531 gene encoding uncharacterized protein, whose amino-acid sequence is MSPILGSCLYFHNHGSCKYACNSCDKAFPTTQALGGHQNAHRKERNDLRANEVARAAQENLRFRPYVFPHDPWRWAPPSIYNDFINKTKPRMRSYDFYHFLGMAGDCNPKWGAGLGFGSGSKTKKRGYDHNDDAGADRDKKKGKYIGVVDDLKVSMSNVTLSLATGSGDVEKSDSGLDWEDGEYMYVVGGDGEASTSRTEELDLNLKLY